GATGCTGCGGATCCTGTTCAGCCGGCTCGGCACCCCGCACATCGGCTCGCCCAAGGCGTTCTCCTTCAACGTGGCCTCCGTCAGCGGGGCGGGCGCGGTCACCGTGCAGCGCGCCGGGCAGACCGTCAAGGAGCGGCGCAGCTTCAGCATCACCGGCGGCATGTGCCCGCGCTGCGAGGGCCGGGGCACGGTCACCGACCTCGACCTCACCCAGCTCTACGACGCCTCCAAGTCCCTCACCGAGGGCGCGATCACCGTCCCCGGCTACAAGGGGGGCGGCTGGAACTCCCGGCTCTACGCCGAGTCGGGCTTCTTCGACCCGGACAAGCCGATCAGCACCTTCAGCGAGCAGGAGCTGCACGACTTCCTCCACCGCGAGCCGACCAGGATGAAGATCGCGGGCATCAACATGACCTACGAGGGTCTTGTCCCGCGGATCCAGAAGTCGATGCTGGCCAAGGACCGCGAGGGCATGCAGCCGCACATCCGCGAGTTCGTGGACCGCGCGGTCACCTTCACCGCCTGCCCCGACTGCGGCGGCACCCGGCTGAGCGAGGGCGCCCGGTCCTCGAAGATCAGGGGCATCAGCATCGCCGACGCCTGCGCGATGCAGATCAGCGACCTGGCCGCCTGGGTGCGCGACCTCGACGAGCCCTCGGTGGCGCCGCTGCTGGAGGCGCTGGGCGAGACCCTCGACTCGTTCGTGGAGATCGGCCTCGGCTACCTCTCCCTCGACCGGCCGGCGGGCACCCTGTCGGGCGGCGAGGCACAGCGCACCAAGATGATCCGCCACCTCGGCTCCTCGCTCACCGACGTCACCTACGTCTTCGACGAGCCCACCACGGGCCTGCACCCGCACGACATCCAGCGGATGAACGACCTGCTGCTGCGGCTGCGGGACAAGGGGAACACGGTGCTCGTCGTGGAGCACAAGCCGGAGGTCATCGCGATCGCCGACCACGTCGTGGACCTCGGCCCCGGCGCGGGATCGGCGGGCGGCACGGTCTGCTACGAGGGCACCGTCGACGGGCTGCGGACCAGCGGCACCGTCACCGGGCGCCACTTCGACGACCGCGCGGCCCTCAAGGAGACGGTGCGCGAGCCCACCGGCGTGCTGGAGATCCGCGGCGCCTGCACGCACAACCTGCGCGAGGTCGACGTCGACGTCCCGCTCGGCGTGCTCACCGTCGTCACCGGTGTCGCGGGCTCCGGCAAGAGCTCGCTGGTGCACGGGTCGATCCCGGCCGGCGCGGGCGTGGTGTCGATCGACCAGACCGCGATCCGCGGCTCGCGCCGCAGCAACCCGGCGACGTACACCGGGCTGCTCGAACCGATCCGCAAGGCGTTCGCCAAGGCCAACGGCGTGAAGCCGGCCCTGTTCAGCGCCAACTCCGAGGGCGCCTGCCCCACCTGCAACGGCGCGGGCGTCGTCTACACCGACCTGGCGATGATGGCGGGCGTCGCCACCACCTGCGAGGAGTGCGACGGGAAGCGGTTCGAGGCGTCGGTCCTCGACTACCACCTCGGTGGCCGCGACATCAGCGAGGTGCTGGCGATGCCGGTGACCGAGGCCGAAAAGTTCTTCGGCGCGGGCGACGCCCACGTCCCGGCCGCCCACCGCATCCTGCGCCGCCTGGCCGACGTCGGCCTCGGCTACCTCACCATCGGGCAGCCGCTCACCACGCTGTCCGGCGGCGAGCGGCAGCGGCTCAAGCTGGCCACCCACATGGCGGACAAGGGCGGTGTCTACGTCCTGGACGAGCCGACCGCCGGCCTCCACCTCGCCGACGTCGAGCAACTGCTCGGCCTGCTGGACCGCCTGGTCGACTCCGGCAAGTCGGTCATCGTCGTCGAGCACCACCAGGCGGTCATGGCCCACGCGGACTGGATCATCGACCTGGGTCCCGGCGCCGGCCACGACGGCGGCCGGGTCGTCTTCGAGGGCACCCCCGCCGACCTGGTGCGGTCCCGCGAGACCGTCACGGCCGAGCATCTGGCGGCGTACGTGGGGGCGTGAGGCGGGAGCGGGCCGGCCGGCGGCGCGGTGTGACGCTTCGCCGCCCCCGCGCGCTCCTTGGGTGATGAGTACGTACCTGCACCTGCGAGCGGTGCCGCCGCCGGCACTGCGCAACAGCGTCACCTGGTTGGAACGGCTGTTCCACGACGACCTGCGGACGGTCTGCCGGGGCACCGGCCGGCACCGTGCCGAGGTACGCGACCGATGCCGCCCGGACCAGGAGGTCCTGTACTCCGGCGCCACCCCGCACCCCACACCGGCCGGGCCGGAGTGCCAGGCGGTGCTGGGCGGCCTGCCGGTCCTCCACCCCGACCCGCACCGGCAGCCGTTCCTGGTCCTGACGGCGGCCCAGGTGCACCAGGTGTCGGACTTCCTGGAGGCGGCCGACTTCGGGGCGCTGTGGGGGAGCGCCCGGGACGAACTGCTGCCCCGCTACGGCGGCGCGGACGCCGAGCCCGAGGCGCGCGGGGCGTGCGCGGCGGCGCACCGGGAGCTGACGGCGTTCTACACGCGGACGGCCGGGCACGGTGAGGCCGTCGTGAAGTGGCTGGCCGAGCGGGACTGACCCCGGAAACGGCGGATCCCGCGCCCCTCGCCAGGAGGCTCGCCGAGCGACGAGCGACCATGGAAGGGACAACCCGACCGACTCGCAGGAGAGGAGGCGACGGGATGGTTACGGCAGCTCAGACCGTGCTCGAGCCCGCCGAGCGGGAACGGGCCCGCAGGAGGTACTCCGACGCCGCCCTGACCACGATGGAGCCCGCGCAGCGTGTACGGGCCGAGAGGGCGCGGCACGGGACCGTCGGCGGGCGGACACCGACCGGACCCGCGCGTGCGCAGCGGGCACACCCCGGGCAGGGCCACCCCGACGGAACGGGCCTGCGCCTGCACACCCGCACGTTCCA
Above is a genomic segment from Streptomyces collinus Tu 365 containing:
- a CDS encoding ATP-binding cassette domain-containing protein, producing the protein MSMATSTDPRTAEQHAADSHDLIRVHGARENNLKDVSVALPKRRLTVFTGVSGSGKSSLVFDTVAAESQRLINETYSAFVQGFMPTLSRPEVDVLDGLTTVITVDQQRMGADPRSTVGTATDANAMLRILFSRLGTPHIGSPKAFSFNVASVSGAGAVTVQRAGQTVKERRSFSITGGMCPRCEGRGTVTDLDLTQLYDASKSLTEGAITVPGYKGGGWNSRLYAESGFFDPDKPISTFSEQELHDFLHREPTRMKIAGINMTYEGLVPRIQKSMLAKDREGMQPHIREFVDRAVTFTACPDCGGTRLSEGARSSKIRGISIADACAMQISDLAAWVRDLDEPSVAPLLEALGETLDSFVEIGLGYLSLDRPAGTLSGGEAQRTKMIRHLGSSLTDVTYVFDEPTTGLHPHDIQRMNDLLLRLRDKGNTVLVVEHKPEVIAIADHVVDLGPGAGSAGGTVCYEGTVDGLRTSGTVTGRHFDDRAALKETVREPTGVLEIRGACTHNLREVDVDVPLGVLTVVTGVAGSGKSSLVHGSIPAGAGVVSIDQTAIRGSRRSNPATYTGLLEPIRKAFAKANGVKPALFSANSEGACPTCNGAGVVYTDLAMMAGVATTCEECDGKRFEASVLDYHLGGRDISEVLAMPVTEAEKFFGAGDAHVPAAHRILRRLADVGLGYLTIGQPLTTLSGGERQRLKLATHMADKGGVYVLDEPTAGLHLADVEQLLGLLDRLVDSGKSVIVVEHHQAVMAHADWIIDLGPGAGHDGGRVVFEGTPADLVRSRETVTAEHLAAYVGA
- a CDS encoding DUF1877 family protein, with the translated sequence MSTYLHLRAVPPPALRNSVTWLERLFHDDLRTVCRGTGRHRAEVRDRCRPDQEVLYSGATPHPTPAGPECQAVLGGLPVLHPDPHRQPFLVLTAAQVHQVSDFLEAADFGALWGSARDELLPRYGGADAEPEARGACAAAHRELTAFYTRTAGHGEAVVKWLAERD